The DNA region tGGAAGGGCATCAGGTTGgcaggggaggtggtgggaggaaagagagggagatggaatTGGAGAGTGCGAGCAGTGTCAAAAGTTTGATGGGGTGATTctggggggagaggtttcttgatgttgaagaggtTTTTTTGGGAAATACCCtgtcttttgtttgttgaggggggttgacTGGGTGAAGCGAGATGTTTTGTTTACGTTTAACAGGCGTTTTCATTTAGCGGTGTGGGGTTGTTAGTTGGTATAGGTGTTTGAACCTTTTATGTATATCACCAcgtttttggaggggttatatctttctttttctgttggGGGGCCATCTTTCTATTCTTTGGGGGTAGGTTAACTTTAggtttggcttttttggACGTTTTATTCTTCTGACAGAGTtttgttgaagttgggggaGAGAGCTTTTGTTTATTAACGGGTATGTTAGTGGATATGATATTAAGTTGTGTCATTGTCATGTCAGATTACCTTGCGAGTCAGGGCTCTaaatgctgctgctgttcttgttgttgttgttgctgttgcctgGGGTGATGCCCCTTTTTTGTATTCTCAAGATCTGCGGTTACGTGAGTTTTCTTGACTGGTCTTTAGATAGTCGTAGGCGGGGGTACTAGATCAGGGTGACTGAGAGAGCAACAAAATCCAGAGAATGATGAGGGTGAACGGCTGTGGGAAGTTTTCCAACAATGAAAaagaggaggtgttgagacATGTGGGAGCATGCTGTGCAACGTTGTCAGCCGGGCACTCTACTCACGTTTCTCCATCAAGTgagtgggtgtgtgtgtgtgagagagagagacgctTGTTGTTCGACCATGACTGGTGATGTCTCATATCGAGATGAAGTGAAGGTGAATCTGATGGGTGGGATCTGCGTGGTGGAAAGctgcctctctctctctctctctctctctctctctgtgtgtgtgtgtgtgtgtgtgtgtgtgtgtgtgtgtgtgtgtgtgtgtgtgtgtgtgtgtgtgtgtgtgtgtgtgtgtgtgtgtgtgtgtgtgtgtgtgtgtgtgtgtgtgtgtgtgtgtgtgtgtgtgtgtgtgtgtgtgttgttgttgtgtgtaTTGTGCTGTGCGACGCCGCACCTCTTGGTGTATCTGTTTACCACTTGTTGAGTAGGTAGCTGACTCGTGGACCAAAGAATCaaaaaaggggagggtgacaGAGAGGTGGGCAACCCCCCGAAACCACCTTGACTACCTTTCCCAATATACCTACAGTTCAGAACCTGGTTGGGTATCCAACAGTGCACAATTTAGCCCCGTGTCGTGTGTCAACTACATATGTGATTGACAGTAGCTGTGTTCATATGTTGTACCTGACAGAGTGAGTGAGCGGTGCTCAGTGTATCAGCCGTTACAACCCCTCGGATTGGACAGAGTCATGTAGGTAGTTCTTGTTCTTGCGTTGTTTTTGGCTATTTACAAACATTTTGTAGGCCCTGCCTCGCTAAGGTATTTCCGCTGTCTTTTTCCTGCTACCAAGTCCCCTAAAAATGCAACGCCAAGGTAGTGATATGTTGTTCAGCACATGATGGGTATTTGTATTGCTAACCATTGCCTCATGTCTCACCTCGACATCGATTCCTTTCCTCCAGCTGCTAGGGGGACAGGAGAAAGTTCGGTTCATCACTATAATTAAGGTGATGGCCGTCCTGGATAACTTCCCAGATCACCCTGGTCTCTTCTCCCGCGGATTTGTAGACCATGGGGATACACTCTATTGAAAATCGTGATTAGGTGCTGTAAAGTGCGGGAGGTGGACAAAAGAGAGGGGACAGACTGACCAAGTTCGTGAATAATGCCGCGGTGAACATGGCGATAGATCCTGGGCTTCAAACTATGCTGATACCCAGGATCGAAGGAGAGAACAACTGACGGGGAGTATACCAGTGGCGGACGATAGGGTTGCACTGGGTGCGCTTGTCCTGCAGACGCTGCTGGACAATTTGATGGAGGGTGATATTGAGGTACCACTAGAGCTTGTTGGCCCGTAGCTACCGTCGTCTGTACTGTGTATCCTTCTGGGATCGGTTGTCGATTTGTGTGTCCGTATTGCGATACGTGAACAGGCTGCcatggaggtggaggttcCCGGGGGGACTGTTGCGGCGGTTTTGGTGCCCTAGGTGCCAAAGGAATGGGTTGCTCCAAGCGTCCCATTGTTGCGGCACTATCTGGGTAATCGTGTCCCTCTGGTGACTTTGGGGGAGTATCTCTCATATCAACATCTTGGCTTTGTGACGTGCGTCCCGTCGCATCAGGCATAGGTTCGTTATactgctgttgtggtggcgCGGCCAATGGTGGCTTTTGGTATCAAAATGGTTTCCAGTTAGTGACTACGCCGGTCAAACAATGTCGAGTCAACACACCTCGGTGGGCTCTAAAGGCTTTGATGGATAGACATCGTTGGGGTCCATCTTGCCGTCGAGCATTTTGGTGTAAACAGATAGTATAGATGTGTGGTCAAGCGAGAGTCAATATCCGTCTTCGTTTGGTTGCTCGGAACGGCGTGCAAACGGACGAACCAGGCAGAACAGATTGCGATTAGGGCTGGCAATTCGCATCTCTGTGGTTTCTGGGGAAGAAAGCTTAACTTATCGACGCCCGTCTCCGATGCAGGAGCGGTCGTCCAGGTTGTGCAGTCCTGCCAGAAAGACGACGTTGCCTGGCACGTCGTGATTGCTGATAAAAGAGAGTCGGTGGTTTGTGGCGTCCAAGGGGATTTAAAGAAGTCACTGGACAGACCTCTCAGGTTGTTGTTTGACGCTTGAAGATAGCATTGAGACTTGCAATACAGTTTAATCGGTTGAGAGTCCTAAGTTGTCTGGCCGCCCAATAGAAGCACTCGTCTGTTACATCTTGCTCAACGGTCTGTTCCATCCCTTGACAGCCGTCAAAGTTGGAAGATGAAGTCGCTAGCTCATCACCTACAGGAGCGCCATCCCACGCCATGCCCGTCACAGACCAATTCCGATCCCTAAATGCGTGACGAGGTTAGTACCAGATCTTACAGGTCACATCTATGACGGGCGATAAAACAAGTTCTCCAAAGTAAAATTCTAGAGAGTTAACATTAGAAAAAAGGCCATATCTACCACCTTAACACCTACCCAAGCCACAATTAGGCACTCACAGATAAGTCACCTGCTAAAGCTAAGTAAGCCCACTACCTACCAAGGCTAATATATTACTTACAAATAACTTTAATTTATTGACATTACTGCGGTATACTACATTACGTATAGTATTATTTCTACTATATTTTTATAGTtgtaaataatatttatatataattttatatataaaaaatattttacaagtaaaaaaattaaagtatataataaaaatagACGAGTAATTATGCTCATAAGATATTAGCAGTATATACATGATATAGTAGTTAAATTTACGAAAGTGCAGTTGAAGAGCTATTATCTCTACTTATATAATGGCGGGTAGGTAGTAAGTGTACTGTAAAATTGGAAATCAACTTTCTGGATTTTTATCTTGGAGAACTTGCCTTATCGTCCGTTATacacatccatcccatccggTGTCTTACACCTACAACCCGAGTAGATCTGGCTGGTCTAGCTTCAGACAGACCGTGATCAAGACACCTACCTTGTTGTATTGAGAACCACCTCAATTGAGAACTCCAAAATAATCATGAAGCATCAAACTAACAGGGCAATTCATAGTGTGACCATCAAATTAACGGAGGGGGGGCAAGGTCTACGCCGCAACATGATGTCCAATTTTCTTGGCATCAACCAACACCCAACagctccaacctccaacatTATCGCGTGGTCCATCATCGACAAACAGATTAAAACCGCCCGAGTTTCTCTCGGGTTCTTGCATTGGGACATCTCCAACTAGACATCATCGCTCTAGTCAAACAATGGCTCCGTTTtccctccccgccgacgCGGCCTTCCCCGCCGGCAAagccgccatcctccccgcgCCTCTCCCAACCCCGTCTCACGGCGCCGGCGGCAGCTTCTCAATCGCGTGCTCAACCCGCATCAACGCGCCCCCGTCAAAATGTCTTGATATCGTCCGCAGCCCGGCAGACTGTATGTCTCAAATTATTCACCTTTTACAACACTCGACTGTGACGTCATGTTCTTCATTGCGAACCATCTCTTGTATTTCATGATCACAGCTTGCCTCACCTCACCGTTTATTTCACTTATTCTCAATCACGTACTAACGTCTCCCCAGACCCCTCCTGGAACCCCTTCTGCCGCCTCGTCGAAATCGActctcaacccccttccaccacctcctccccagaccAATTCCACCTCGGCACAGTCTTCACCTTCGATGTGCACTTCAACACCTCACCCGACTCCAAGCCATCCACCAAGTCTCAGGAGCGCGTCTCAATTTTGGAGGACATCGTCGACCCCACCAGCAAGAAGGTAATCGGGCACAGGATCGGCTGGATCCAGATCGGTCCGCAGCCCGACTGGATGCTCAAGTGTGAGAGAATCCAGGAGTTTATCGAAGTTGAGGGGCCAGATGGGAAAGTGACGACAGAGTACAGAAACTGGGAGACGTTTTACGGGCTTTTGGCGGTTGTGGTCAAGTTGGCTGCGGGAGAGGGGGTCAGgaaggggtttgaggggtggatggggggttgaagaggaaggcggaaGGGGGGAACTGAAAGAGCACCTTTGAGCCAGGGGCAGGGCAAGGTCAGGCCAAAGTATTCACAGTCGACTAGATAAACTTTAGCATTCCCATCTTCAGCTCGACACCTTTGCCCCGATCAACTAGTTCACCATCAACGCCGGCGTCCCCTCAAAGTACACCACCAAAGGcggctcctccacccccaacccagccccggccttcttcaacgccgCATGCGTGGGGCACTCGTTGTCATAATAATTCATATCATCCAAACTGGCAAACTTCATGTTTGCCACAACGGTATACCCCTTCGATCTCTGATCCGGATTCGCGGTGCCGGCGCAGGCGTAGAGGATGTACGGCTTGCCGTCCTGTTCCCACATATATCATCAATCAGCCTCTCAACCAAACCCCTTTCGGACTTTCCGGGGCCgggggggaagaaagaaaaaaccttcttctgctcctcaGCAAGCTTGTTGTACATCTCCACCAACTTCTTCTGGTTCGCCGGATCGGGGACCTTGAACATGGTCGTCCGGAAGATCTGCTGGCCTCTTGAAcccattgttgttgttgttgttattgttgttggcgTAGTGGCTGTCACTGCAGTGAAAATTTTCCTCTCGAAAAGCCCCCTGTTTTTCCTGTGAGCTGCTCCAAGGGTGGAATTGATCCTCTGTTGAGTTGTGCTTCGTACTGGATTATTATACCCTTTGTTGACCCCTATTCCGGCCtccgcccccttcccctccggcACCCACACCAAACCCGGCGGCTCGTCGTACTACAGGAACGCCGCCGAAAGAGCTGCCCGATTCATGACAGGGTGGaagcggcggtggtggccgacagctccctcctccatggACCAACAAGGttttcaccaccccccgcaTCTTCCCCCGATGTCGAATCATTCCAGCCTGTCGTGTCAAGGTGTCGTCGTGTAACCGCCAAACAACCCACTAGCTCCAGACACCAAAACTGGTGATCAGAAAAGTTTCCAGGGAATAAAAGAAGACCGGTCTACGCCTCCGGATTTCCCCCATCTTCGACGTCCGCCCGCTGTCGAAAGTTGTCTGCCTCATGGCCAATGTCTCAGTTGACTGGTGGCTCCAAGGGCGGCCGCAGTCAAGACTAGCTGacacccaaaaaaaaaaaaaaaaaaggaagtgGAGGTCAGACAGTCCCATTCACTGCATGAGTCAGATAACAAGTCAAAAATAAAGTCCTGATATCATCATTATtattcatcaccaacaaccaacagccaaccaccaaccccaacatcaactaTCACGACtaaacacacacaacaaacaacaacagcaaataGATATCTCAGCAACACACGACCCcccagacaccaccaccaccaacaacaacaaccaaaatAAAAGACTTTAATTCACTGTTAAATATTCACCAACCAGTCCCAATCCCCATCCACACACCAAAAACTCCCCTACCATGGATTGATAACAATGCCCCatttataaaaaaaagaagccaTGCTCCCCAGTGCCAAAAAAAGTCGCGCCTGTTCTCTGCTAAATGCTAGAAATACCCCCATGTTCCCCCGGCACCCCATAAATAAGAGCagtgaagaaagaaagaaagaaagaaagaaagaaacaacaacatcatgtaacctcctccccattctccttcttctccaccccattcccattcacctgcgcaacaacaaccctcatcttctccaacaactcgGGCATCCTGTACGGCTtcaccaaaacatcatcacaccccgcctccttcgcctccaAAATCTGCTCCATCCGCGCATTCGCACTCACAGCAATGATCGgtatcctcccccccttgaTCATCCCCTTCCGTTCCAGCTCCCGAATATGCCTCGTGCACGTCAGGCCATCCTGCACAGGCATCTCGATGTCCATCAGGATGACCGACAGGGAAAACTTCTtctctctgctgctgctctcctcctcatcactgcCCGAAAAAACAAACCGATCCGTCTTCCTCAACTTGTCCAGGCACTCCACCCCGTGATTGGCCACATCGACATTGAAACCCATGTTCACCAACCCTCGACGAGTAATAAGCTGATTGATCAGGTTATCCTCCACGACCAGAATCCCGCTGATCGTTGGCGGAGGGGTAGACAGGCTGTTGGTTGACGGAATAAAAGTAGTCGACAACCCTGACGGAAACAACGGCGGGGTGCTGACCTCGCTCCCTGTAGATGGGGTCATCGGACCAGGCCTCGAAACACTCCCCCCCGGAGTGATGACCGTCGATTCACTCGGCGAGCCCCCATTCGCCGCCCGTCTACTGGCCGAGTTGCCGATGCCGTTCACCTTCCCACTCAGCTTAAGAGCAGACATCTTGCTTgccgccagcgccgccgcctcggctTCTTGTCTCGCTTCCTCGCTGGGGATGGAAGCCTCGATGTAAAAGACAAACGTGCTGCCCACCCCCGGCTGGCTGGCAACACCTATCGCCCCGTTTTGAAGCTCCGTCAGCCGGCGGCTGATAAACAGCCCCAAACCTGACCCGCCGTACTTGACGTGGGTGCGACTGGAGGCTTGGACAAAGCGCTTGAAGaggctcttcttctcctcatcgGTAAGACCTTGTCCCgtgtccttgacctcgaACATGACAAACACTGGTTTCCCGCGGGTGCGGGGAGCAGGATTGGACGGGTCATGTCCAAAGTAGTCCTCCTCCGACCGAGGGATAAACTGAACCTTACTAGAGCTCGCCGCCTCCGTCGGTCGGGTAAGACTGGCGCTGATGGCCACCGACACATTTCTCGTCGGTCCTGTCTTAGTGAACTTGAGAGCATTGGTAAGAAGATTGATGAGAACCTGCTTCAGCCTTGACGGATCAAAGTCCAGATACTTGATCCCGAGATCGCGGTAAGACTGGTCGACCACCATGCTCAGATTGATATCCACCCTGCGAGCCTCAATCTCAAACATTTTGAGCGCTTCTTGAACCATGAGAATCGGGTTGACCGTGATGGGCGTGATGGCAAGCAATTTCGAGTCGAGCTTCGACATGGTAAGAATATCGTCCACAATCCTCTTCTGATGCTGGGCACATCCGACAATGGTCTCGGCACTATCGATGCTGCTCTCGATGAGGCCAATCACATCTGTGCTGCAGTCCTCACTAATGTCTGTGTTCAGCGACAGCCCATCGCGAGACTCGGGTCTCGGAAGAGCCGCACAGGCTGCAGAGCCGCAAGGTGGGTTGCTGACCAGTTCCTGGACCCTCGCAAgcgtggcgatgatggcatCTGCGCAGTGGACGATCGCGCTTAGCGGATTCCGCATCTCGTGTGAAGTCATATCGATAAAGTTTTCCTGCTGTCGCTTCGACTcaatcgcctcctcctttctcttcttctccatgtCAAGCTGCCACTTCTGCAATGAAACATCGCTCAGACAGCCCGTGAAGCTTTGGATCTGCCCCTCTGTCGTCCGCACCGGCATCAAAGTAGCCTGCACCCAACGGTTCGGCACGATGACCTTGTGGCCAGCCCCGTCGTCGGCCGTCCACGCCGTCTTCAAGCGAACCTCCACATTCTGCACCTTGTCCTGCCTCACCATCGTCTCAATCTTCTCGGTAATCTGCAGGTGATCCTcctcacacacacaatcCTTCCAGGGCCGAAGCTCGACCTCGGACGGGTCAACCTTCTCGAGCCCGCACATCTCAAAGAAGACATTATTGGCCCCTAGTAGCTTCCCCTCCAGATCCATGTCATAAAGCCCAACCGTTGCAAACTCGGCCATCCTCTTCAAGTTCTCCGCCTGCTGAGCCCGTCtgaccgcctcctcagcagcccTCTTGTGCGCAGTAACGTCCGTAAGGCAGGTCAATACCCTCAGAATGctcccatccaccgccctctccgccctcgcgGCAGCAAGAACATGCCTCTCcttcaaatcctccaccGACGACAGATCCAGCCCCGCCTTCTCAAAACTCGGCGACGTCCTCGTCAGCGGCGCCTCCAAATTGGCCTGCTGCTTCACCCTAAACTCAAACTCGACGTTGTTCAC from Podospora pseudoanserina strain CBS 124.78 chromosome 1, whole genome shotgun sequence includes:
- a CDS encoding hypothetical protein (EggNog:ENOG503P4N8) — encoded protein: MAPFSLPADAAFPAGKAAILPAPLPTPSHGAGGSFSIACSTRINAPPSKCLDIVRSPADYPSWNPFCRLVEIDSQPPSTTSSPDQFHLGTVFTFDVHFNTSPDSKPSTKSQERVSILEDIVDPTSKKVIGHRIGWIQIGPQPDWMLKCERIQEFIEVEGPDGKVTTEYRNWETFYGLLAVVVKLAAGEGVRKGFEGWMGG
- a CDS encoding hypothetical protein (EggNog:ENOG503P7CE; COG:S), which translates into the protein MGSRGQQIFRTTMFKVPDPANQKKLVEMYNKLAEEQKKDGKPYILYACAGTANPDQRSKGYTVVANMKFASLDDMNYYDNECPTHAALKKAGAGLGVEEPPLVVYFEGTPALMVN
- a CDS encoding hypothetical protein (COG:T; EggNog:ENOG503NYB0), whose translation is MRSSFLETSIIDLLEADPRPSFIVALIPHPPTVVYTNPAFGEHPGLLELVTAAKEDNAPLWEWISGGSTATTAGPSLSYSDTYWTRAVVNEEMVVVGANEQAKPPSRPVPPTIRVESMTPGPGPDKSIAEPTPRRTRPPVEFAETDTIIEIASERPPSAPVSPARPVHALDNRTKSTSAVVQTTTKDRLALRAETVQSLSLERSASDPGWILPDIDPDVIDSVNWAATPLGPQKSWSSRLEQTFNQILVDSRPIALYWGPEYTMIYNEAYSKLCGSRHPEMLGMSVDDAWHEAGKMLKDTMRSFSLKQKGVVEDEWRFFIEREAEVEGGPNWQEETYLKWSLIPVVENNEYLGFMHAVAETTSMRLWERRMKMLIDLGEVLITARDVKSYWEKTIEQLKAVDPQYDIPLAILYSVDEDPEASSVPPSPSLGPSKLCRLEGALGVPEEHPIAPHTISLRMSDDGLAAAFREALKAPHPLLLQTHDESLPTHLLEGLQWRGFNDDPCRAAVICPVRPTKKENVMGLLFLGLNPRRPYDNDYRQYISLLNQKLATSLASIVLLEEEARRGRNAAEQAAYDQAMLKEKLAVQTKEANESIQMFEAVAEFVPVGMCFGDPEGNITFANDAWYKITGYPGTGPVKSSGFLACIVEEDRQMLVSQYDRLKSVNNVEFEFRVKQQANLEAPLTRTSPSFEKAGLDLSSVEDLKERHVLAAARAERAVDGSILRVLTCLTDVTAHKRAAEEAVRRAQQAENLKRMAEFATVGLYDMDLEGKLLGANNVFFEMCGLEKVDPSEVELRPWKDCVCEEDHLQITEKIETMVRQDKVQNVEVRLKTAWTADDGAGHKVIVPNRWVQATLMPVRTTEGQIQSFTGCLSDVSLQKWQLDMEKKRKEEAIESKRQQENFIDMTSHEMRNPLSAIVHCADAIIATLARVQELVSNPPCGSAACAALPRPESRDGLSLNTDISEDCSTDVIGLIESSIDSAETIVGCAQHQKRIVDDILTMSKLDSKLLAITPITVNPILMVQEALKMFEIEARRVDINLSMVVDQSYRDLGIKYLDFDPSRLKQVLINLLTNALKFTKTGPTRNVSVAISASLTRPTEAASSSKVQFIPRSEEDYFGHDPSNPAPRTRGKPVFVMFEVKDTGQGLTDEEKKSLFKRFVQASSRTHVKYGGSGLGLFISRRLTELQNGAIGVASQPGVGSTFVFYIEASIPSEEARQEAEAAALAASKMSALKLSGKVNGIGNSASRRAANGGSPSESTVITPGGSVSRPGPMTPSTGSEVSTPPLFPSGLSTTFIPSTNSLSTPPPTISGILVVEDNLINQLITRRGLVNMGFNVDVANHGVECLDKLRKTDRFVFSGSDEEESSSREKKFSLSVILMDIEMPVQDGLTCTRHIRELERKGMIKGGRIPIIAVSANARMEQILEAKEAGCDDVLVKPYRMPELLEKMRVVVAQVNGNGVEKKENGEEVT